DNA from Pochonia chlamydosporia 170 chromosome Unknown PCv3seq00009, whole genome shotgun sequence:
TTTCCAATGACAAGAGTATCGCTCCTGCCCAATCTTGGTCTCtttgaccagacatctgaaACTCTACGGCGCGATAAATTTTTGCCTCCCGACAATACCGTCCAATTTCCATGGACATCTTCCAGCTTCAGCCCTGCCAGGCCTCCCATCTGCAACAGCCAGGCTGCATCACTGGCCACGAGGACATTGATTTAcaaggctcaagctccaTTGGAGGTCTCCCTCTGCTCTGGTAGGTGCCCACCACAGCACTAAGAACGGGCACGTCCGTCCGTGTTTGCGCCGGTGGCGCGGCAGAAACTCGCCGCAGTGAGAGGACGCCACCCCACCTTTTGTCAACGGGTGCATGTGGGATACTCCGTCTGTGAGCTCTGGGTTGCGTCACTGATTTTAGCACCAACTTTGTTGGCATCTTTTCGCCCCCGTCTGACCTGCCTCGTTCGTACTTTGCTCTCCAGGAACATAACCTTACTTCGAATAGCCAGGAACGGCTGACAACCTCCCATCAGCACCTCGCACATTCACGCCCAAAAAGGACTCGCCAAATCTGCCTAGCTTTCAACATTCCAGACTCACGATACCATCCAGGGTTTGTGCGCCAGTTGCCCGTGTTCAATACACCTGATCGAAAATCGAAACCTCGTCGTGCGACCGCCATGGACGCTTACGGTGTCCGTCGCAAGGACACCACCAAGGGCCCGCCTTTGCGGGTGTTATCACTAGGTaaatcttcttcatcattggccTCAGCGCGATAACCCGCTACTGCCCGCTGTATTAACAATTTGGTAGATGGAGGCGGAGTGCGAGGCTATTCTATGCTCATCATTGTGCAAGAGCTTATGCACAGAGCCTTTGTCGAGGTCGAAGGTCGAGCCCCGCGACGTCATGAGATCCCGAAACCTTGCGACCACTTTGACCTCATCGTCGGCACCGGAACAGGAGGTTTGATTGCTTTGATGCTTGGTCGACTACGACTAGATTTGGAAACGTGTAAGGAATTGTATGTGCGCATGACTCGGGTGGTTTTCGAGACAGACAAAACCATTGCCGGCATACCTTATCGATCGACCTTGTTCAAAGCTAGTAAGCTGGAAGAAGCGATACAGCAGGCGGTTCAAGAACACACCATCTACGAGAAAGAGGGAAACGATGGGCAAGAGGCACCTGGCCTCGTCAGTCCTCTCAACGCAGCTCAGCACTCGAGCGCAGCTGGACCCCGGCGAAACCtcagcaatgccagcaccatcaGCTTTAGCGCCCGCAGCCCATCTGCGCAGATGGCATCACGACCAGCCTTCAACTCTAGATATGGAAACCCACATGCAAGATTATACGATGCGAGGGAAACGCGAACTAAGACGTAAGTTTCTGGTGCACACAGTAGTTGTTACCCGACCAGTGACGTGGGAGCCTAACGCTTCTCATAGTGCTGTAACCGCCATCTACCAAGGATCCCCACGAGGTgcaccaccagccatgcTGCGCTCCTACGATTCCCGCCGCGAACCCCCACCCGAGTTTGACTGCAAGATTTGGCAAGCTGGGCGTGCGACCAGCGCAATCGGCCTTGCATTCAAGCCCATGCGGATTGGTCAGTCCATCTTTCACGATGACGGCGCCGGAACATTTAACCCAGCCCCCGACGCTTTGGACGAAGCAGTAGTGAACGAGTGGCCGGGCAGGGAGATTGGAGTGTTTGTCAGTGTCGGCACTGGTAAGCGGCCAAAGTCAAGCGACTCGAatcaaaatgtctggtatgaaGGGTTTCTTGGGGAATTTGCAGAAGCCCGAAGACGCCTGATTGCTAAGATTGAAGGGTGTGAGAAAATCCACGAATACATGCTGAGGGAGCATCTTGCGAAAAGGGGTGTCAATGTCGAGAATTACTACCGGTTGAATGTCGAGGTTGGCGTCGGCGAGTTTGGAATGAATGAGTGGCACCGCTTGGGCGATATCAGTACGAGCACACGTCGATACATGGCTCGTGAAGCGGAGCAAAAGATGATTCACGGCATCACAAGCAAACTAGCCAAGATTCTCAAGGCCAAAATCCGATGGGAGCGGGCTCAGCTAGGGATCCCTGAGCTGGTCAAGTCTACGTCGGCGACCAACTTTGATATGCCGCTTGCCGTCGAGCTGCCTGGAGATGCACCAATTGCTCCCCTGAGTCCCCCAAGCCGCTCGTCGTTTGAATCTGGCCCTGAGAGTCTACAAGTTGGTTCCAACCATCTAGGATCCCCACGCAGCTCATACGATCGAATCCGTCCAGGTACGGGAGCAGGTACGGGAAGCCCTCGACCCATGTCAGATGATGCCGATCGTCTTGTGGCCACcgcaccatcaccaaaccaATACCAAGGTATCATTTCAGATTCAGACAAAATTGCCATCATGAGCCCCGATGAACATCCCCGacctccaccatcacaacagTTCGCACCACCCCCTACACGCATCGAGCcgccgcctctgcctccgAAGACGCCCTTGCCAGACAGCAACCACCGACGTCAGACACACCAGCACACCTCTCGATTATCGTCTGCGTCTATCCCCCCATATCCggttgatgacgacgagccgCCGCCTCCGGTGAATATGGCTCGAAAACCTGAATATCGGGCTCATTAATCTGCTGGTGAAGTGGGAAAAAGAGAGACGACAATGATCAAAATTTGCAAATAGGATTTCCAGAAACGGACGACGAAACGAAAAAAAATGGAGCGTGTTTTGTCATGGCTGTTGCGCAAATCTTTGCTATGGTATGGGCGTTTTTGGATGCAGCACAGCTGGACTCGCTGCCCTGGATGTAAACGAACCTTTGGGGGCGGATCGCTTTTGAATTATGTTTCCACTGATACCACAAGGTTGTCttgcattttgttttggaaAGGGCTCAATATCAGTAGTATTTACATGTATATACAGATTGGGCATGAGCATAGTTAGGACAGATAGAGTGGGAGGACAAATACGTGTGTATAGGGAACACAGATGACTTACTGTTGTACAAGAGGACGCCACAAATGCTCGTCAACAGGTGCTTGCACGACAATTCTGATTGCAAGCTTGAAAGATGCAGCCTGTGCCTATAAATATTTCGGTGACATCATTTAagtgtgatgatggctggcGGGCGAGTGTGACGCGCTCCATTAATGTTCGCTGCAGCTGAAGATGGTTGGACCCCTTACCTAGGCATCTTTTCACACGCATGCAGCTGCTCCCTACAATTTCCACAACTGCACCACATGTCTTGCGCACAATGCATGCAGACAGCATCAAATGGAACGGTTCTTTGGATTTCACAGCAAACAGGGCACCTACAGCTCCGTGCCGGGAGAAGCCGAATCATCAGCTAGCACATGTGCCCCTTGCTGGGACTGGTCACACAATGATGGGCTCCGAGCAATTGCAATGACCTCGCAATCCCTAACCAAGGAACTGGTGAATTGGGTTGCCGGGGTTATTGCGACGGGAAATATAGAGGATTGATATTCGGGGTACCAATATCGCTATTCGGGCTATCTTGAATATATTCGTTGTGAGCCGTCGATGGGCATCGCAGGTTTTCAAGATGAAATTAGAGCTCAAAGCCCATGTAAGTATTGATAGACATTCACCAGCACCCAGCATGCAAAGTCTGTAGCCCCTAGTAGGTGTACCAAAACAGGCACACAAAATGCCAAGTAAGCACGGGCAGAAACAGCGATTGACGCTGAAGTTGGAGAACGATCCCGAAAGACGTAACAAACCAGTGGATCAGGAATTCCGATCTTCGCTTTGATGCTGAAAATAGCATCACAACCGCACAACCGCAGTATGTCTCAACTAAGGCATGGTATCTGGGGAATATCAGTGGTGGCTGCTTAGTTACCCTTGTCAAAGGAAAGGTGTCATTATGCGTAACCGCAGGTAATGAGGTCACCCGAGCGCGTTACTTGGTTACGTCTCCTTGAACAACGGCGCACGGTTCCAGTAGTGGTGCTTTGTCTCATGGCCACTATGCAGATCAATCCGATTGAAGCAGCATCGTCGGGTCCGTTCCGTGCTTGATTGGTATTGATTGGACGTGGAGGCAGTACAGAACCGTTAAAATCACAGCCAGGATCTTCGGGCTTCAGGTACATGGAAATTGAGGCCGAGAATTGCCAAAAGTTGTCGCGAAGTCATCCGGGGTGAGTGCCGGCGCTCCGAAAATCGCTTTCTAGGGTTCATTGATTATCAGCAAGTATTCAATTCCCCATGAGGGAATGTGCCATGGGTGATCGACTTTACCTTGGAGGGGGAGATTTTAGTTGTGGTCCGAGATTCAGACCGCGCACTTCGGTACCGATGATCGAAGACGCACGACATTTACCAACAAATGGAGTCTTGGGTTCATCTCGAGACTGTGATTGACGGCTTCTCATTTAACCGTCTGCTGTTGGCTGCACAAATTCAACGTGAATCGTCGGGCTCTGTGCTCGATACTCGGTCCATATCCATCTGGTCTACCCTTGGTCTGTATGGTATCTATCACTGCGGCAGTTGTTGgtgctgtctggtttctTAGTGCGCAAGCCAACGCCAGGGCCGTTTCCTGCTCCCTGCTGATATCGCTTACTTGTGCTCACGTATTACCCCAGATGGCCACCATACCATATTGAGAAGACGCTACAGCACACAAGTAACAAGCTTTCGGCGGCATCATGAACGTGGTTGCACGATACGACTCTGACTAGGGACATGTGGGCATGTTGGTCGCCGTTCTGTGCCGTGTGGTTGTGTCTTGGATGCTGATTCAACTTTGTCGACGCGgtgcaagtgcaagaggGAGGAGACATGGAACTTTAgaattgaaccagacacgACCTAGAAACATGGGCGAAGACGTGGCATGGGAgggcagaccagactacCATAATTTCTCTCGGGGAAGGAGCAAAAGAATGGAAGGGGCGGCTGGAGTGGTTTATCTTCTCGAGCACTCCTTCCTCTTTTCTGTGGTTTGAAGCGGAGTTGACATCTTTTTCCACGTCACCTTCAATTGAACCCCTATTCCTGAATCATCAACTCAATCCACTACGTATGCTGCTTCTACCAGGGCCCGCGGTTCATGGGATGCTTTTTGATCAAGGTCCAGCCATCATTGCTTCAACCAACAGCCTGACAGCTCAGATGGTCCACCAGTCGAATTGATCCATCCTATTCGCATAccattccatcccatcccatccatcacacGACGACCCCTCACACTTGTTGCCCACTTGCTCGCTCGTTCTCCTCTCTTGGCCTGTTGGCCAAGTTTTCATTCGTTCCTTAATTTGGCCTTGCAGCAAAGGATGCGAAGGCGCCCAGTCGATTGGCAACGGAACGGACCATTCGTCTCCCGACTGTCAGAAGAATTGCCCTTGAGCCTCAACTGGGCACGATTGAGGACAAATCACAAATACCCGCCCATTACGCCTGCCTCCTGGTGGCCCTAGCCATTTGGCGTGGTCCTTATCCTTCTCATCGTTACTTATTAACCTGTCCGATCTCTTGAGACGTCTCCACCAGTTTTCGCCAACTTATTATCTCGCTCGTTCCGTTTTATCTCACAGTTGGCTTTTCTCCACGCAATCTAGCACAGGCGCACATGTTAACGCACAGCAAGAGAGACattcttggtcttcttgcttcCATCGTGGATCTGCGATTCATTCGGCAGTTCGTGGCTCAGTTGTATCCACCCTCTTCAGCCCTATTTCCTTGCTTTAGTTGGAGAGTGGTTCTTGGTCCTGCTGGCCGCGTGGCAGGTCGACTCACCAAGTATCGCCCCTTTGGCCAGGGTTTCGGAGAGGATTACAACTGGGGCTTCTTGCAGTCGTTTTCCAAGTCACGGCGCCTCAGGGCGCATTCCGAGTGAATGTTTCGCATTACTACATCTCGGCGGTAGAAAACATGGCTTCCTCCGAAAACTTGCAGATGCACGGGCTCCAGCCGCACCCACAGGCACCAACGGGCTCACCTCCATCAGATACCTCAGCTCAGCCGAACTCCGGAACGCCAGACCGTGGCATGGTCTTCAAGACGAGATACCCTTCAGCCTGTAAAGAGTGTCGACGGAGGAAGCAAAAGGTCAGTCTACATTACTTGCAAAGTGGCTCGGCAATAGTCCAATCTTATTTTTGCAcattctccttcctccttcttgcgTGTTAGGTCTGCTGTTTGCAACTGATGAACACGTGGGTGACACCAATAATCCCTGATTTGGGGCTATTTGTTACAACCTGGCAGGGTCTTCGGCTGGGCTGTGTCTAGCCCCGACGACCCAAGCAAACTGTTATAGGTTGGAAATGGTAGATTGGCGCATCCTGCGAATAGGTCGGCCCAAACCACTGGGCTCGAAATGGTATTCCAGACGTCTTCTCCGATACCGTGATTTGTGGAACTCCCTCCTGCGCCTGATGCCTCACTATCAGGGGCGTGAAGGTTGGCATCTGTGACCTTCACATCGCGACAAGTTTCTTCCACGCGGAGCCCGCCCTCCGCATTATTTGTCAATAGCAAAGCCACCACACAAGCCTAGCCGCAGATTGCTAATGCCTTACACCCATCTATAGTGCTCCTTGACTCACCCTTGCACCAACTGTGCCCGACGTTTTCCCCAGCCAACCTGTGAGTATGGCGTTGCCAAGATCAAAAGGTAAAGTATTGAGGAAATTCTGCTGCTTCACACCAACTGGCTGGTCCGCCAGCCACGTTAATCCGGCGATGGAATTCTCCGATACCCCTGTCCATTTTCCTTGCATTCATCGCAAGTTGACATGCTGCCCTTTTTTTGTGGTGCAAGAGAAGTTGACCACGAATTCTGATACAGGACATATGGATCTCCTCCAGGTTCAAAGGAGAATACCACCCAGGCTGGGGCGGGAGGCTTATATTCTCACCTTGATATGGACTCTATCCACGATGCCATTCTCGATGTTGAAGGGAGACTAGACTTGGGAGATGCGTATGACAACGCGTTTGGAATACAGACAAAGGGTCTTCCGGAAGGATATCGCTTAATTTACCGTAAAGAGCCTGTCTTCTCGATGGAGAATGAATCGTGGTCAGGTGGCAAACCGTTCGTGATGAAATTTCGCGACAAATCTGGGCTTTTGAAAGACCGAAATCTCATAGAGTTGGTCCAGTATATCATGCAGACCCGCCTACGCGTTGCGAATCGTATTGTCCAAGACGAGTGGGAGATTGATGGTAAACAGTTGATACGTGCACTTCACGCGAGGGATCAGCCGAGTCAGAATATCTCAAGTTTTGAGGACCAAATGCAGCGACTACCGATGGCTCCAACGAAAATGAATAAAGAACTTGTACGAACTCGTAAGTTAATTGTTGGAGGGGGCAGGAGATTTCGATCGCCAAAGCTGACACAATGGCAGACCTTCAGCTCTTGAGCCGTTTCAAAGCATCATTGGATGGGAGCCCGCGACCAAAGAACAGGTTTATGAAGCACTGGATCCCCTATTCCATACAAGATCGACTTGTTTTACACGTAGTTCTTTGCACTACCGCGAGCTTTCTTTACGAAACCGGCCGCCTGCCAAAGATACTGCTTCATATCCATAGGGCCACGGCTACACAGATGCTCAACAAATATATTAGCTCTCCAACGCTGTGCACGAGCGACTCGGCTATGCTTGCGGTCAACCAGCTTATCCTGACGTCGTGGTACTGGAGCAGCACCGAGGAATTACACGCCCACATGGCCGGTTTCAAGAAGATGATACAACTTCGTGGGAGTTGTCAAGATCTTGGGATGGAAGGTTACACTAGTAAAATCGCGCTATTGTAAGTTGTGCTGTGTCTACCGTAGGAACATTCTGGGCTGGCGATCCAAGAAGTGTTAACATGACTTGTTAGAAATGATGCCGTGATTGCCTTGGCTCACGACACAGAATCGGTCATATTTGGCCAACCCGGCTTCGAGTTTGACGATCCTTTGCGGGTGCCATTGCAGGTCAGCTTTAACTCACCGTTCCTCTTCAACTGTCCACCATTCCTCATCCCATCTTCCACGCTCCGACTGCATAAACATACTGCCGAAATTTTGGATAGCATGCGGGGCCTTTTGCAGGCAGTGGTCGAGTTGCCAGATGATGCAGATGAGGTACAGCTCGAATCGGTAAACCAAATGTCATCTTCAATGCTCGCCTATTTGGAACAGTTACCTGACCAAGTTGTTTTGGAGTCGGATGGTGGTCGTGATATGTCGTCCAACATTCCCGCTGGACAAAAGCGGAAACGCGAAGAAACCAATGATCTAGCCATACCAACTAAGAGAGTCTCTGCCACAGACCCTACAGGAGCCAGATCTGGTGATGATCCGCCTGATATGGTGTATCTCGCCGTTCGACTAACTGCGCTCATTTGGACCAGAGCCATCTTTGAGAGGGTGCCGACAAAAGAAGTCTGTACCGAGGCAGAATTTATTCGAATTTGGAGTTTTTCATGGGCGGCTGGACTGGATAGGTGGTCAACGTTGAGTGGCATTTATGCATGGATGAACATGGCGATTGCACCGGTGTGTCATACGACTATTCACGCAAGAATGGTCAAGACACTGACAGTGACAACTTTTACATATATGGGTACGGAGAACTGGCACGTTGCGGCTGAAATTGCGTCTGCGGCGCTGAAGGTGCAGGCTTGGCTGCGAAAGGGCCAGGAAACAAAGCTGGGTGGAACAGTAAGCGGTGCGTTTGGGGGTGAAAAGGCGATTGAAGACTTTGGATTTGCATTCAAGGAGAACATGCCTGATTTGCCGGACCATCGATATGAAGACGAGGGTcaggttgaggatgttggagAATAATGTGTCATTTGCATGGACCGGTTTAGGTGTTCAAAATGGATATTTGTGTTGAGCGGTGATTTAGACTCGATACCACGAATGTAGGTTTTGGAGAATGTAAGCGGTTTAATATCGACAAGTTCCAACTTCCTACATGATGACACGAAAATAATCCACAAAGTAAGGAAGTcaataaaaaaaagaatagTCAGTCACAAGCAACGTACAACTTGACATTAAGTCCAGTCCTGCTTCAAACAGAGCCAATTAGGCGCCGAGCACAAGGCAACATTCTAGAGCCACCATATCATCCAATTATCAATCCATGAATCGATCACTCAGGTTCACGAACACGAAGCGAAGGCCGCATTCTCGTCAGACCGTCACCAACGCACCAGTGACCCAAAACTCGACACATTTGCAGCAAAACGGCATCAACCACGTCTCCCAAGCCTACTCGtcctcgccatctccaatcGATTGTGTAGGGTTCCCCTCTACACCTATTGGCTTACCTGCATGCAGTGCCACGTTGTCCTTGCCCCTCATCTCTAGAACCTCGTCTCATCCCAGCACCAGCTGGCCATACATGTGTTGCCAAGGGCTTTTTTCTTGTGCTGCCAATTGTACGCGGGAGGGGAAGAATTGGCCTATCTGGAATTGGGGATTAAGTTGCCCTGttttcgtttcttttcctcgATTTATTTGCGATGACTTTGCTCAAGTGTTTCAAACTTGATCGTTGGCAAAAGCAAATACATTGATCTTGCGATAAACAAAAAACTACGATACAACGCGATTATGACGCTGCCGCCGCGGAGATGCGTTTCTCTGCTCCGTCGGTCGAGGATGAGAGAGGATTTACCGGTGCGGCGATTCGGGTGTGCGAAAGTTGGCAAGatttggaggaggaaggatgtcgagattgatgagggggttgtggaggagatggtgaggatgtGCATTGAGCAACTTTATCGGTTTGAGGAGTTGGCGTAGGGCTCGTGGGAACGTTGACAGGATGACAGGGTTGGGAAATAAAAGTTGGGTTTGTTTTGAATATGTTTGGGTTATGGGATGTTTGTTCTTGGGAGGAAGTGTGACGATACTGATTTCGGTAAAGGTATAGGGTAGCTTGGATGGGGTGGACGATTATTTCACGGAATGATACACCAGGTTCAACGACGAGATAAACTCTGGCTATCGGGGCTCAAAACTACACGCATCGGTACTCGTCATGTCCATCTGCCGTTTCACAAATGTCGATAAAGTTCAAACATTGGTTTAGCTTTTGTGGCTTTGGACGGTTTCCCCACGCCAAGATATCAGTCTAACCTATGCCGTTGAGAATAGCGTCAGTCCAAGGTTTCTGCGAGGAACGCAGACCAAGTGGAGGGACGGGTTGACGGGCTGTGTCAACGCAAAGGATCCGAGCtggtgtggtgatggctggTCAAGGGATGCGAATGTAACGCTGGTTGACCACGGGCTCGGAAGcgtttttgctttttgcaTGCTTGGTTCTTCGGGTTGTCCTGAGCGACTGGACTCGAGATATTGATCGGATATGCACAATTGCTGCAGCCTTGGCTAGTTGAAGATGCGCCCGCGTGACGGGATGGATGCTCACCCTTTGATTCACGGGTGTCCCGGCCGGAGTATGGCCGTGGCATTCATGGCGAGTGTTTGGTTGGATCTTGTGGCAACGTGGTGGGTGCGGGTTTGTCTATCAGAAATGGTTCTAGCTGGGAGTTTAGAGTTGGAAATAGTTGGGGTCCAAATTGGTTCAGAGGTCTGGATGACAGATGACGGGCATACAAGGTGTCATCGTACCAAGAGGTCGGTGAGATGAGGCGGGATACATGAGCGCTCCGTCAACTCGACCACGCGAGTCACTTGACGCAACGTGCGGCTGTGAATTGCCACGCGTGCTCAAGATGTTCATGTCGTGGGTTGTGTTGTCTTGGATCATGATAGCTGAAACTGAAcagcttgcccttgcccCAACAGTTTGTCCTGACCAACACTTCTAGGAGCAATAGAAGACCAGAGCGAGCGAGGGTGCTCGACGTAATTATTTCCGCATGCAGCGTAAGAACATGTATGTATGCATCGCAGCTTACGACGGCGTGGCTCGTGCGGATGAGCGAGTTCCCAGGCGAAACTCACTGGAATGCACTTGAGACGACAAGTCTCACCTATTTGGAGGACCATTTGGAGGACTGGGCATCTCCACGGCCATGTGGGCGAGTTTAGGACGCAGGAAAAATTGGACCACCAAGCCGGTTGAGCGTTGAGCTGGAAAGGTACTCATGAAATATGTCGGTGTGAGGGACAATGGACGCCGCCTCTGACGTCGACGTATGCATGATTCCTCAATGCTTCGATGCAGCCACTGCTTTCAGGCGGATTGTTCAGCtcatggctggtggtgatgtttttCGTGGGCGCATGCACTGTGTATTGTATGGCTGGAAGCTGGAAACTGGACTGAcatggccagaccagaccataTCATCCTCAATCACGGGCCATGGAAATGCGACCCGCGCATGAAGCGAAGCGCCTCGAGACATGCGTTGATCAAACATGCGAAAATGGATGCATCTGGTGCTGAtcgccaaggccaaggtcaagCTGTGGAGGCTTTCAAATGGCAATCACATGGAGTACGGAGTTTAATGCTTGCATTCGTCGTCGATTTGGGGTTGGGTTTGTCGGGCTCTCGGAGATTTAAAGCCAGGAtggggatgagatggatAATGTGGAAGAAGGTGGCGAGACAGGAGAAACACATATCAAATCAATTTGATGATTTATTAGCGTCAAGTGCCAAGTGTTTGGCGGCAGGTATGCCCTGGTCCGGCATCC
Protein-coding regions in this window:
- a CDS encoding fungal specific transcription factor domain-containing protein translates to MDSIHDAILDVEGRLDLGDAYDNAFGIQTKGLPEGYRLIYRKEPVFSMENESWSGGKPFVMKFRDKSGLLKDRNLIELVQYIMQTRLRVANRIVQDEWEIDGKQLIRALHARDQPSQNISSFEDQMQRLPMAPTKMNKELVRTHLQLLSRFKASLDGSPRPKNRFMKHWIPYSIQDRLVLHVVLCTTASFLYETGRLPKILLHIHRATATQMLNKYISSPTLCTSDSAMLAVNQLILTSWYWSSTEELHAHMAGFKKMIQLRGSCQDLGMEGYTSKIALLNDAVIALAHDTESVIFGQPGFEFDDPLRVPLQVSFNSPFLFNCPPFLIPSSTLRLHKHTAEILDSMRGLLQAVVELPDDADEVQLESVNQMSSSMLAYLEQLPDQVVLESDGGRDMSSNIPAGQKRKREETNDLAIPTKRVSATDPTGARSGDDPPDMVYLAVRLTALIWTRAIFERVPTKEVCTEAEFIRIWSFSWAAGLDRWSTLSGIYAWMNMAIAPVCHTTIHARMVKTLTVTTFTYMGTENWHVAAEIASAALKVQAWLRKGQETKLGGTVSGAFGGEKAIEDFGFAFKENMPDLPDHRYEDEGQVEDVGE
- a CDS encoding patatin-like phospholipase (similar to Coccidioides immitis RS XP_001247151.1), producing MDAYGVRRKDTTKGPPLRVLSLDGGGVRGYSMLIIVQELMHRAFVEVEGRAPRRHEIPKPCDHFDLIVGTGTGGLIALMLGRLRLDLETCKELYVRMTRVVFETDKTIAGIPYRSTLFKASKLEEAIQQAVQEHTIYEKEGNDGQEAPGLVSPLNAAQHSSAAGPRRNLSNASTISFSARSPSAQMASRPAFNSRYGNPHARLYDARETRTKTAVTAIYQGSPRGAPPAMLRSYDSRREPPPEFDCKIWQAGRATSAIGLAFKPMRIGQSIFHDDGAGTFNPAPDALDEAVVNEWPGREIGVFVSVGTGKRPKSSDSNQNVWYEGFLGEFAEARRRLIAKIEGCEKIHEYMLREHLAKRGVNVENYYRLNVEVGVGEFGMNEWHRLGDISTSTRRYMAREAEQKMIHGITSKLAKILKAKIRWERAQLGIPELVKSTSATNFDMPLAVELPGDAPIAPLSPPSRSSFESGPESLQVGSNHLGSPRSSYDRIRPGTGAGTGSPRPMSDDADRLVATAPSPNQYQGIISDSDKIAIMSPDEHPRPPPSQQFAPPPTRIEPPPLPPKTPLPDSNHRRQTHQHTSRLSSASIPPYPVDDDEPPPPVNMARKPEYRAH